The genome window AGAGCTGCTGGGAGCTGTCAGTGCCAGGGCATCAGGAGGGGGACCTGCCTAAGCAAAGGCCTGGAAGGGAGAGAACGGAGTCTGGTGCCAGAGTGGTGAGGTGATGAGACCAGAGAGTGGTACGATGTCCAGGAAGCCCATTAGGCCGCCTGGACGTTAGAACAATCTTGTTTGTATCTACCAAAAATCTTGCAGGGATTTTGACAGGAATAGCACTAAACCTGTATATCAGTTGAGGGAGACTTGACATCTTTTATGTcctgtgttgagtcttccaacCCACAGACAtggtctttctcttccttccttccttcctccctccctccttctctctctttttctttctttctttctttttctttctttctttctttctttctttctttctttctttctttctttctttctttctttctttctttctttccttccttccttccttccttccttcccttccttccttccttccttccttccttccttccttccttccttccttccttccttccttccttccttcctttctttctttctttctttgtaattatAAACACCATTGTACTTTTAGTTCCAGTTTTCATGTTCATTGCTAGCATACAGACATGCCATTGATTTTTGTGTGCTGATCTCTTATCCTATAACCTTGCTGAACTAACCCACTTCTTAGTTCAAGGGGCGTTTTTGGTAGATTTCTTGTGATTTTGTACACAGGccatcatgttgtctgcaaatagggttagtttcatttcttccacctttccaatctgtatgccttttacttccttttcttgtcttattgtgCTGGCTAGCACTTCCAGGactctgttgaataagagtggagagggtggacatctttgccttgttcccagtcttaaggggaaaagtgggatttccctggcagtccagtggttcagactccatgcttccactgcagagggcacgggttcagtccctggtcggggaactaagatcccacgtgccacgtggcgtggcaaaagaaaaaaaagtgttccgtctttcaccattaagcacAATGTTAACTGAAGTTTTGTAGACGTGCTTCTCCAAGTTGAGGTAGTTTCCCCtctgttcctagtttgctgagagtttttattatgagtgggtgttgaattctgtcaaatgctttttctgcatgaaTGGATACgttcttatgatgtttcttctttagCTTGTGTGTTAGTTTTCTGTGGTCGAtataataaattatcacaaatttaaaggcttaaaacaacacaaatgtattatcttacagctcTGTAGGTTAGGAGTCCTACGTGGATCTCACAAAGCTaaaatcagggtgttggcagggctgttttcctttctgaagtCTCAAAGaatgaatctgtttccttgcctcttccagcttctagaagctttCCTCATTCCTTCCTCCATCCACAAAACCAGCAACTGTGGGTAGGAACCTCACATCATATCACTCTGAATTTCTTCCATAGTTATCTCTTCCTAactctcttccatttttaaggACCCCTGTTATTACATTGGGCTCAGCAGATAGTCCAGGatcatctctttattttatttttattttttaaaaattaattaatttaggctgcgccaggtctcagttgcggcacgtggaatcttttgttgtggcgggcgggcttcttagttgcggcatgcatgcgggatacagttccctgaccagggattgaaccccgggccccctgcattgggagtgtggagccctacccactggaccaccagggaagtcccaggaccatctctttattttaaagtcagctgattagcaactgaacttccatctgcaaccttaaatcccctttgccatgtaacctaaaTATTCACAGGCTCTGGGGATTCAGACATGGACACCTTCAGGGAACCATTATTCCACCCACCACAGTCTCTTAAATATGGTGGAAAACACTGACTGAATTTGGCATACTGAACCAGCCTTGCACCCCTGGAATAAActtcacttggtcatgatgtatataaTCTTTTTATGTGTCACTGAattctatttattaatattttggtaagGATTTTTGTGTTTGGATTCATGAGGTAtatcctgtagttttctttgtactcttcttatctggttttggtgtcagggagATGCTACCTTCATAAAATGACTTGGggagacttccccggtggtccagtggttaagactttgccctctaatgcaggggatgcaggttcgatccttggtcagggagctaagatcccatatgcctcgcggccaaaaaaacaaaacataaaactgaagcaatattgtaacaaattcaataaagactttaaaaatagtccacatcaaaaagatctttaaaaaaaatgaattgggaaatattccctcttcaattttctggaagagaataTGTAAAATGGTATTAATTTGTCTTTGAACCTTCATAGAATtctccatctgggcctggagatttcttttttgggacttttttttttttctcccaagcaaatgaatacttttattagcatggtaaaaaatatttttttaaacacatagggtaaaaaacatttttttaaaacacataaggTTTTGACCTCAAATACTTGCCAGGTCTGCTACAGAAATTAACGTGTAGCTAATGAATTTATGAATCTTGAAGATACCTAGTTCCTTTCTGGggacttttaaaattacaaattcaatttctttcgtAGTTATAAGGCTGCCTGGACTTTATACGCATAGCAAAGAATAGCCTTTGGAATCTGCTCAAGAACTGTGTAGTCTGGGCAACCTCTTCATCTGCTGAACTGTCTGGTAATGTTGATTATACTATCTGCCATATAGGGGTGCTGTAAATGGTTAATAAGGTCACAGcagttaggtttttttgttttttttaaaaaatatatatttatttatttacttttggctgcgttgggtctttgttgctgcgcacaggctttctctacttgcggcgagcaggggctactcttcctttctgtgcccgggcttctcattgaggtggcttctcttgtttcagagcacgggctctaggagcacaggctcagtagttatgccttgtgggctccagagcgcagactcagtagtcgtggcacacggacctagttgctccgcggcatgtgggatcttctaggCTCAGGGCTCGGacctatgccccctgcactggccggcggattcttaaccgctgcaccaccagggaagtccacacagcagttagttttaattttatttatcaaaggCAATGGGGAGGGAGGTGGTCATAGTTGTATTTTATAAAGATCTCTCTGGGGCCAGCCAGGGTGAGAGATGGACAGGGTGTGGGTGAGTGTGGAGGCCTGAGTCCCTAGGAAATGATCCAGATGGGAGAGGCTCGAGATCCAGCCCTGGGTTTTATAAGAGAGCCAAAGAGAAAGTAGGCAAGGTTATGTGGGAATAAACGGGCCAGTTTGAGCTCTGCTGAGTCTAAGGGGCTGGGGGATGCATAGTTGATGGCTAGCTCCTGGGTGGGTGGTGAGATGACTCCAAAAGGAGGTTTGGACTGGACACAAAGTGAGTGTCAATGAAATTTAACTATCaagttaagaagaagaaaaaagggaattttatttgagccaaacggAGGATTATAACAGAGGAAGCAGATTCTCAGAAAGTGCTGAGAGCTGTTCTGCCTGTTAGAAGCTGAaggcacatatacatatatttatacatatatttatatacacatatacacatatatatacatatatttatttgtttgtttgtttgtttatttacgcTGCACCacggggcatgcgggatctttagttccccaaccagggtgcGAACGCGCCCTCTCTgcggtggaagcatggagtcttaaccactggaccgccttgAGACAAAGGATCATACATCGAAATGATACTGATATTctacataaagttcaccaaggATAGATAGTCCAGGTAAGCCCGTAAAAAGGGAGGagcgggcttctctggtggcgcagtggttgagagtccgcctgccgatgcaggggacacgggttcgtgccccggtccgggaagatcccacatgccgcggagcggctgggcccgtgggccatggccgcggagcctgcgcgtccgcagcctgtgctccgcaacgggagagaccacaacagtgagaggcccgcgtaccgcaaaaaaaaaaaaaaaaaaaggaggagcaAATCATCCTGATCCCCTACAGAGCTGGGAAAGAACACTattcttttaagaagttacaTTTACTGTTGAGTAGGCATTCCCATCTTCCCATGTTTGAGGATCACTGGTTAATGTGTAATGCAGattggggagagagggaggaaggaggtccaaacaaacagagaattttgtttactttttcttgtcctgccttaaaataCAACTTTTATTTCATCATGAGTAATAATAATCATTCACATTGCCTAGCTCTTACTCTTTGTCAAGCCCTGGTCTTTAACAACTCTGAAGTAGGAATTATTATCCCCAGGAGGCAACAGGGAGGTGGAGACACTTggtcaaagtcacagagctgggaagtggTGCCGCAGGATTTGGAGCCAGGTCCAGTCTGATTCCAGATCATCCTGGCTGGACACCCCCGCCCCTAACAGCCTGTCCCCTTTTCCAAACCCGGGTCGGGTACACCCATATGCGGCTGAGCCCAGCCAAAGGTGCCCTGCAGCTTAACGGAGCCCCCACCCCGGGCTTTAAGCCCTGCGAGGGGCTGGTGAGTCCCAGCGCTGGGAGGTGGCCCTGCACCTCGGAGCGGAGGTCCCGGGACGGCGGCCACCGAGAAAAGAAAGGGCTGCAGCAGTGCGGCGCACTAGCTGGGCTCAGCCCACGAAGCGCTAGCgttgggtggggggtggaggccACGAGCCAGCTTTGACCCGCGAGCTGATTGGCTAGCTGAGGACAAGACCCTACAACTGATTGGATGCGTGAGGCCGGAGTCTCCTGCTGACTGCTAGAGGAGGAGCAGTTTAACACTGATTGGCTGGAAGGAATCCAGCCTCTACCGTCTATTGGCTGAAGATGAAATGACCCAGTTTTAATTGGTTGGCTGGCTCTGCTGTGATCCAATCATGGAATCAGTCGAGGGCCGCCGGGAAGGGTGGAAGTTAACCCTTTAGAGACTGCCGCCCGGCTTGGGCGATCTACAGTCGCGGCGGCGCGGGGCTGCTTCCCCATTCTATCCCGTAGCCCCAGGGCAGTGTGGCTCATTCTCCCGGACCTCAGTGTCTCCTCGGTCCCAACAGCCGAGGCCTGTGTGTCCCTCAATAGGAGTGGCCGCGGACCTCAATTTCCTCGGTCGACGTAGTGGGCTGAGCCACCCttgtcccccagccccaggcctcaaTCCTGTAGGCTATGGCCTCGGGTGGAGTCATTGGTTCTCCGAAACCGTAAGTCCCCGGCCTTAGTTTCCCCAATGGTACCCTGAACTCTCGGCTACCAGCCCCCTCCCATGGAAGGTGGcctcaggcctcagttttccgAATGGTCCCGGAGGATTGAGCCGCCGCCTCTTTCTCCAGCGTGTGCAAGCCGGAGGCCTGACTTTCCCCGCTCGCTCCTGCTGACCCGCCCACCGGCGGCGGCCAATGGCTGGGGCGCTTCCCGCTCGGGGCAGAGCCGCGTCACGTGCCGGGAAGAAAGCACCAGAGGCGCGCTGGGCGTgtggctgagcggccatggcagGTACGGCGGGCCTGGCGGGGGGCCGGCAAGGCGCTGGGTGGGGTGGCTGGACCAGCTCGGGGTGCGAGGCCCCGCTGCAGCCTGTTGCTGCCCGCAGCTCCAGAGCCGCTGTCCCCCGCGGGCGGCGCGGGCGAGGAGGCGCCGGACGAGGACGAGGCGGAGGCCGAGGACTCTGAGCGGCCGGGGGCATCGGGTGGCGCGCGCagcggcggcggaggcggcggcggtggcggcggggcCGGGCCAGGGAGCTGCGGTGGCCCGGGGGGCGCGCTCACCAGGCGCGCGGTCACGCTGCGGGTGCTCCTCAAAGACGCGCTGCTGGAGCCCGGCGCCGGGGTGTTGTCCATCTACTATCTGGTGAGCACCCCCTAGCCGCATCCCATCCTAGCTGGTGCAAAAGGGGAAACCGGAGTCCAGTGTGCTTTCTTGCCGCAGGCCGAGCCCCGGTGTggggaggggaaactgaggtacgGAGCATCCTGACCCAGCACGAGCCCTTCTGGGCGGGAGAACATTGTTTACCAAATACTCCACTCAGAGAGGACACTAGTGCCTTCCTGACTGTGTGACCTCATTCAACCTCTCCGTAtaccagttttcccatctgtagaatgggatttTCTTTCCTCCCATGGGGTTGCGTGAGGATTCAATGAATACAGTGCTCAGCAGTATGCCTGCTACACAGTAAGTGCTTTTTAtaagtgtttgctattattactattattgttactgttgttgtGCTCTTTGTGAGTGGGAGCAATTTGTGAATTgaacacctgctgtgtgccaggctgtgTTGGGTGTTAGGGACACAGCAGAGATCAAGACAGACCCTGTTCCTGCCCTTTGGGGCTCACAGTCCAGTGAAGGGAGGGGGTACAGTCATATAACTGGACAGTTCCAGTCCAGGCTGATCGGGATGGTACCTAAGCTGGAAGCCTTCCTGGAAGGAAGCAGGAAGTGGTTACCAAACCCTGGGAAGCGGCATGGGGTCAGGGAGGACTTCCCAGAGGAGGGGTCTTGATGGGTACCAGCTCTTGGGCCTAGCCAGCCCACTGTCACTGCAGGGGAAGAAGTTCGTGGGAGACCTGCAGCCCGATGGGAGGATTGTGTGGCAGGAAACGGGCCAGGTGTTCAACTCACCCAGCGCCTGGGCCACCCATTGCAAGAAGCTGGTGAACCCAGCCAAGAAGTCTGGCTGTGGCTGGGCCTCTGTCAAGTACAAGGGCCAGAAGCTGGACAAGTACAAGGCTGCCTGGCTCCGGCGAAACCAGCTCCATATACCTGCAGCTGCCGCCGATGAGGTGCGTCCTTCAGCCTCCCTGACTCACTGTTGGATAAGGAGTACCCAGAGAGAGGATGTTGGAGCTGGGGCCTTGAAGGATGAACAGGAGTTGGTCAGAGAAAGGTGAATGGAAGAGTTTTCCAGAGGAAGGGATAGCATATGCAAAGCCTTGTAGGCATGAAGCAACACATGCTGCTTAGGGAACCATTATTAGCTGATGCAGCTGGACATTCAGATGCCTTGGTAGCTGAAGGGGCTGGAGACATCAGCAGGGACCAGATCTGGGAGGGTCTTGAATGCCATGATAGTAATAGATATTCTTTGAATGTTCACCAGCTGGGTTGAACTTGGCCAAGGACCCTCTCTGGGTTCCTAGtctttttcatatgtaaaatagagatgACAACGGTACCCAGgtgtattacacacacacacctggttgGCAAATCTTTAGGGCCActggcaggctggaaactcaggcaagAGTTGATGCTGCAGTCTTGAGGTAGAATTCCttgttttccaggaaaccttagtttttgctcttaaggcctttaaactgattggatgaggcctacTGACATTATCAAGGGTAATCTTCTTTATTGAAAGTCACCTTATTGTAGATGTGAACCGCATCTACCCAATGCCTTCAAAGCAACACCTCGACtagtgtttgattaaataactggGTACTATATCCTAGCCAAGTTGACTTTTAAAACTAACTTTCACAGCATGCCATAGGgctattcattcagcaagtatttagtAAATGccacctgtgtgccaggccctcttctaggtgctggagataaaacagatcaaaatgagaaaaaatctctgccttcatggagagagaaacaaataagTCCACCTTACTGTACGTTGGCAGAAGTAAGCAGGGACAGGGGATGGGAGTGGTGGGAGGgttagggtggtcagggaaggcctcactgagaggGTGACATTTGATCAGTGAactgaaggaggggagggagggagccataAGGCTTTCTGgaaaacagcacatgcaaaggccttGAGGCTAGACTGTGGCTGGTGTTTTTGAGGAACAGTGAGGCTCcagtgtgtctggagcagagtgagcaaggggcagagagggaggaggtgaggaccaGGGCCGGCGGGGGGAGGACAGGGGCAAGTCGTGCAGGACATCATGGGCTGCGGGGTGGACTTGGGCTTTTACCCTGAGGGAGGTGGGAGCCCTGGAGgtctgtgggcagaggagggggcgGGACCTGACTCAGGTGCTCACGGCCGCCCTCTGCTGGCTGCTGTAGGGTGTAGGGAGGACAGACTGGGGCCAGGGCGTGAGAGTAGGAGCCGGGGAATCGGGGTGCAGGTGATTGTACAGATCCAGGTGGCTGATGATGGGGTGGACCAGGACAGCCATTGAAGGGGGAGGAAGTGGGCAAGTTCTGGTTAATTCTGCAAGTGGATCTGATGGGATGTGCTGATGGATCTGATGTTGGTGTTAGGAGATGTTTTGTTCTGAGCAAGTGGGTAGACAGGATTGCCCTCATCAGAGATGTGgggaggagcaggtttggggggATGGTTGGGGCAGGGTGGCCATGTTGAGTGTGAACCCCCCACGAGGAGATGTCAAGGAGCAGCTGGACCCCAAGTCAGGAGCTCAGGAGAGCCCCAGGCTGGAGTCAGGACTGTGGGCAGTTGTTCAGGGGGCAGATGGGGTTGGAGGCCACCCAGGAGGGAtgtgggtggggaaggaaagaggcCCGAGGACCCAGCCCTGGGCCAGCGAGTGAGATGGGGGAGAATAATGGGGTccaggagaggtgggagggaagccAGGTGAGTGGGGGGCTCCCTGAGGAGTTTCTGGGAGGAGAGGAACAGACCCGGGCAGACGCTGCCAagaggggggcagggggacagaGACTGAGATGTGACCATTGTGTTTGGACACAGAGAGGTCACCTCGGCAAGGTTTCTTGAGAGAGCAGGGGGAGAGGTTATTGAGAGAATCTGGTAAAATAATCCATGCAAAGTGCTGGCTTGCTTGCTGGATGAATGGAGCAACAGGGCATATGCTAAATGCTTTGCACGCATTCTCATTTCACCCTTACGCCACGCCTGTGGGGCTGGAGGTCATTGTGCCGtttaacagatgaggagactaGAGCCCGAAGTCTGTTTGTAATAGGCAGAGGCGGGATTCGAACTTGCGAGGCTAGTCCACAGCCTAGATTGTTTCTGCTCACTCCCTCCCTCTAGTGGGCACCTGGGGCAACGACAGGAACCGAAGGCTCAGGCCAGCCAGAGGTCTCTGTGGAACTTGCCGGGAGGGTAGGGAGCAGCCAGCTGAAAGTCCCGTCGCTGTCCCCCCAACCCCGACCCCGCCAGAGCCCGGCCAgcgaaggagaggaggaggagctaatgatggaggaagaggaggaggaggttcTGACAGGAGCCTCAGCGGAGGACAAGAGTCGGAGACCACCGGTGAAGGGCCCCTCGGAGCCTGTCCACCCTggtgagaggtggggggaggaggggaggaggaagggcaggaggccGACGGAACTcaggtgggggaggaggctgggggcaaGTCTGGCCTTTCTTTTCCTTAGAGCCCCCAAGATGCCTGGCTGACTTCCCAGCCCCCGTTGCCTAATTTCACTCTCACTGCCTGACTTCTTTAAGCTCTAATACTACATTTCTTGGTCCCACTGCCCAGTTTCTTTATCTGCTGCCGGATTTCTTCACCATGCCGCCTGATTTCCTTGCTCCCCCGTAGGATTTCTTTGCCCTGTTGCCTGATTTCTAGCCCTGCCGCCTGATTTCTTTGACCCGTTGCCTGGTCCTCACCTGACTTCCTGAGCCCTTCATCTGAGTTTTTAAATCTCTTCTGCCTGATTTGTTAACCTGCCGCCTGATTTCCCAGTCCACCTGCCTGATTTTTAAGGCTGCCCCTggagtggttttttttgttttttgtttttttctttctccggCTGCCTGGTCTTCATTTTCCAGTTTCTGGCTGGGGAAGGAACTGacgctgcctttttttttttctcttaccccCCAACCCCGCAGAGGCCACGCCCCCAGGGAAAAGGGTGGAAAACAAGATCCGGGTGCCTGTGCGCTACTGCATGCTGGGTAGTCGAGACTCTGCCAGGTCAGATATACCCCATGCCTGCCGGGACCCTCACCCCCATCGGTGTGAGCTCTTGCCGGTGTATGGGGAACAAAGGCAGGGGTAGGGTGGAGACAAGGCCTCAGGTCCGAGCTGGATGTGGGCAGCTGGGGAGCCAGCGTGGGGGTGAGGAAAGGGCCTGGGGGTTCCTGAGGCTGTGGAACCCTCCTGGCTCCTTCAGGAACCCGCACACCCTGGTGGAAGTAACATCCTTCGCAGCTATCAACAAGTTCCAGCCGTTCAACGTGGCCATCTCTAGCAACGTGCTGTTCCTGCTGGTGTGTGCCCAGCTCCTACTTTGCCCCTTAGGGGTCAGGGGCTCTCAGGCCTGGGCAGGgggtgtccccccaccccaccccccaccagagGATCCCTGGAAGGTcggctccatgagagcagagaccTTGTCTGCTCTGTTCACTACCGGTGaacagtaggcactcaatcaaTGTCTGAATGAAGAAGGAGGTGGGTGGGCTGACCCCGTCACAACGCAAGGGCCCTGGCCCTCAGGACGGCCTTGGGGCGGCGGTGCGCAGTCTGAGCGGGTCTTCCattgtccctcccctccccaggactTCCACAGCCACCTGACCCGCAGCCAGGTCGTGGGGTACCTGGGCGGCCGCTGGGACATCAACAGTCAGAGTGGGTATTTGGGGCCTGTGGGCAGGGGGGTGTTTGGGGCTGGGGTCGATGTCCATGCCTTCTCCCGCCTCCGTGCAGTGCTCACGGTGCTGAGAGCCTTCCCCTGTCGGAGCCGGCTGGGGGACGCGGATACCGCGGCCGCCATGGAAGAGGAGGTGAGGGGGCGCACGGTGACTCGGCGTTCTGGGGAGGGCTGGCGTGGACACAGCTGTCCTGGCTACCGCGTCTTGGCGCCTAGCACCGTGTCGCCACTCAGCAAGGGTGCAAATGGGTGTGTGTGACCTCCGGTCCCCTCACCTGTGACCCCCACCCTCATACTTCCTTCTGTACAGACGCCGCCGCCGGCCCCTTCCCCTCTGAGCCTGTCTGGCACCTGGTAAAGGCCCGATAAGTATTAGCTGCCGTCCTTAATGTTTTCATAGGGTGCTTAGTACGCGCCTGCGCTCCACACTCACCTTGTCACAGGGCACAGAATGCGTGTGGATTGGGCGCGCACATGTTTCTCCGcccacttcttcctttctctttaccCTATCTCTTGATTTAACTATTGATTGAGCGCCTACTATGTGCCGGGAATTGTTCCTTgagctgaggatacagcagtgagcaaaataACCTTTTATCTTAGATTTATGTGAGGagcatctttgtttttttgggggaggTCGCACCacttggcttgcgggatcttagttccccgaccagggattgaacaccaGGCCccgggcagtgaaagcgtggagtcctaaccactggaccgccagggaatgtAGCAGCAACTTTTTAACGTTATTTGTtgactgtcccccacccccccactggACTAGCTGAGGGTGGAGCAGGGTGTGTCTGCGTCACTGCTGTGCCCTCAggcctggtacacagcaggcGCTCATTAAATGCTGGCCGCGTGGGGCTGGATGGGTGCCAGGCACGTGAGCGCACTAGGGCTGCTACAGCCCCCGGCCCCGTGCGTCTCTGCCCCCAGATTTACCAGAGCCTGCTCCTGCGGGGCCTGTCCCTGGTAGGCTGGTACCATAGCCACCCGTACAGCCCGGCCCTGCCGTCGCTGCAGGACATCGACGCACAGATGGACTACCAGCTGCGGCTGCAGGGCTCCAGCAATGGCTTCCAGCCCTGCCTCGCCCTGCTCTGCTGTGAGTCCCGGGAAGGGGCGGGCGTGGGGCCCCAGAGGGCCACCGCGCCTCCATGCccagccccttctctctctctcctcccccagccccttacTACTCTGGTAACCCGGGCCCAGAGTCCAAGATCTCGCCCTTCTGGGTGATGCCGCCCCCTGAGGTAGGCGGGGCTGCTGGGGGGAGGCCTAGGGCTGGGAGGCATGGGCGGGGCCCTGTGTGGGTGTGGGAGGGGTCAGGAGGCCTTGTTAGCTGCAGGAAGCCAGTACTCTGGTTCCGGGCTCATCTGGGGAGCTGGGGTCtgctctcatctgtgaaatgggaacataATCATTGTTCTGAGGCTGTGGGTGTGAGGACTGTTGAAAAGGTGGGTGCTCTGCCTGTAGCATGCTGCTTTTGCACCAAGGTAGCCTCCTTCCTGAGCCCTGTCTGGTTTCATTCCCCAAGTCCATCTCGGGGTCAGAAATCAGCTTTAGAAAGGAATTCCGGAGCCATGGCCACtcctgtgtgtgtggtggggtgggTGCCACCCTGCCTCCCTGGTCGCATTGCTGGGTTCCTTTAAGGTCTCGCGCGGCTCTGGATCTGATCTGAGTGCGGAGCCAGGCCTGCAGTATCAATTCTCTGACTCCCAGCCCTGGGCACTTCCTGCTGTGCTCTGCCATCTTGGAGGGGGGCCGGGTTGGGGGTAGCTAGTGGTGACTGCCATGTGTCTCTGCCAGCAAAGGCCCAGTGACTATGGCATCCCCATGGACGTGGAAATGGCCTACGTCCAGGATGGCTTCCTGACTAATGACATCCTTCATGAGATGGTGAGTCCACTGCCGCGtgaggtgggtgggggtggggtgggtgcccTGGGAGGAGCAGGTGGGAGATGAGGGCGCCCAGCTGGATGGACATGACACTGTAGGACTTGGGAAGCGCTGGCTGAACGGGCCACATCAGGGCCCAGTCAGGCTCCTCTTCTGCTCCTGAAAATCACGGGCTCTTAGGATCAAGTCCCAGATCCTTGCCTCAGCCCCTCCTACCTCTCCCCCCTCGCCCTCCTGGCTGTTCTGGAACATGCTAGGGACGTTCCCACCTTGGGCCTCCGCAGCTGCCAgggattctccaagtggggacacgTGAGAACCTCAGGTGTTACTCGGACGAATAGCGAGCAGGCACGTAAACAAACGGAGCTAGTTCGTCACACCTGTGACTTCACTG of Delphinus delphis chromosome 3, mDelDel1.2, whole genome shotgun sequence contains these proteins:
- the MPND gene encoding MPN domain-containing protein isoform X2 translates to MAAPEPLSPAGGAGEEAPDEDEAEAEDSERPGASGGARSGGGGGGGGGGAGPGSCGGPGGALTRRAVTLRVLLKDALLEPGAGVLSIYYLGKKFVGDLQPDGRIVWQETGQVFNSPSAWATHCKKLVNPAKKSGCGWASVKYKGQKLDKYKAAWLRRNQLHIPAAAADEWAPGATTGTEGSGQPEVSVELAGRVGSSQLKVPSLSPQPRPRQSPASEGEEEELMMEEEEEEVLTGASAEDKSRRPPVKGPSEPVHPEATPPGKRVENKIRVPVRYCMLGSRDSARNPHTLVEVTSFAAINKFQPFNVAISSNVLFLLDFHSHLTRSQVVGYLGGRWDINSQSGYLGPVGRGVFGAGVDVHAFSRLRAVLTVLRAFPCRSRLGDADTAAAMEEEIYQSLLLRGLSLVGWYHSHPYSPALPSLQDIDAQMDYQLRLQGSSNGFQPCLALLCSPYYSGNPGPESKISPFWVMPPPEQRPSDYGIPMDVEMAYVQDGFLTNDILHEMMLLVEFYKGAPDLVRFQEPWNQEHTYLDKLKISLASRTPKDQGLCHVLEQVYSVLRQGS
- the MPND gene encoding MPN domain-containing protein isoform X1, translating into MEGGLRPQFSEWSRRIEPPPLSPACASRRPDFPRSLLLTRPPAAANGWGASRSGQSRVTCREESTRGALGVWLSGHGSLLLPAAPEPLSPAGGAGEEAPDEDEAEAEDSERPGASGGARSGGGGGGGGGGAGPGSCGGPGGALTRRAVTLRVLLKDALLEPGAGVLSIYYLGKKFVGDLQPDGRIVWQETGQVFNSPSAWATHCKKLVNPAKKSGCGWASVKYKGQKLDKYKAAWLRRNQLHIPAAAADESPASEGEEEELMMEEEEEEVLTGASAEDKSRRPPVKGPSEPVHPEATPPGKRVENKIRVPVRYCMLGSRDSARNPHTLVEVTSFAAINKFQPFNVAISSNVLFLLDFHSHLTRSQVVGYLGGRWDINSQMLTVLRAFPCRSRLGDADTAAAMEEEIYQSLLLRGLSLVGWYHSHPYSPALPSLQDIDAQMDYQLRLQGSSNGFQPCLALLCSPYYSGNPGPESKISPFWVMPPPEQRPSDYGIPMDVEMAYVQDGFLTNDILHEMMLLVEFYKGAPDLVRFQEPWNQEHTYLDKLKISLASRTPKDQGLCHVLEQVYSVLRQGS